GGGATGAACTATCCGACATTACGAATCAACCTCCTTACCCTTTCTTTTTCCGATCCATTCGTCAGGGAAACAAGGATCACCCTGAGATTTTTGACCTCCATCTCCTTCATCCACAGATGCCTCAAAAAATTACGGGGATCGGAGGCTCCGTACTTTGCTCCGTCCAGGGTACGAGTGACATAGTTATCCAGAATCGTATCAAAGACCATAAGCAACGAATCGAGATCGGAGCTATCCTGTACAAGATCGAAGACGGAACCAGCGTCGGAGAAAGACAAAAGTCGTCCCCAACTCTCCAGTGGCTCCGATAGGACCGCTATCATCCTATCGACGGAGATCCATCCTCCTGGATGGAGAAACTTGGAAGAGTAGGAGGAATCCGCCCCTATCCTGTGGAGACGGATCAATGTCCTTATGTTCTCGGCGTCAAGCTTTCTTTTGAACCACATCTCGACGTCGGGCATAGAAAGGGCCTTTACCATCTTCCACATAGCCTCGAACAAAGCAGAGTCTAAAAGACACTCCACCTCAACCATGTCACGGTTTTGTTCCCACAGGGACAGGGCCTGAGGTACTACCCTGTTAAGACCGTAGGGCAGAAGGCGATACTCCTCGCTCTCCACCGCCATAACCAACGAATCGGTCTCTATGTTTCCAAGAGCGGTGAGCAGATCAAAGCGACGCTCTCCTCCCTGTTTCGAGAGGATAGAGCTTTTAATCAAGACCTTAACGTTGTGAAAATCGTAAGGCAGTCGACAGATCTGCACTAGCTCCTCATCAGGGGCAAATCGGCTAACCTCGCTGTAAACGTGGTTTAGTTCCGACCCTAGAGCAGAGTCAAAATCCTCGTTTGACTTCATCTCCATAAGCCAAGGGGCGTAAACCGTCTCCCCAAGGACCTTTATGGCAGAGTCAAGACCATCGCTCTCTATCAACCTCTGAAAGAGGGCATCGTCAAGGAGCCGATTTTCCATCGCCCTCAGACGCGCGACCGAATATCCATATCGTTCCGCCGGGGCCATTTACTCACCGCCCAACTACTCTGAGAACAGCCGTTTTACAACGTCTGCCTCAAGATCGTCCCTTAGCCAGCGAACCAACATCTCAAAGGAGGCGTTCTCGCTGACGTTATCGTGGCTGAGGATAAAACCACCTGAGATAGGGGCTTTTACGTCGGACAAAGAGATATTTGTCTTATGGCTTTCGTTATACTTTTTGAGCCAATCCTCAGTAATGTGTTTCTCATTATTTCCTACGGCCAAGGATCCCTCCGAACCTGCCAGTGCGGAACTATCCAACATAGCCTCCACGAAGGAAAGGTATCTGTCCGCCGGGAGAGATGAAAGCTTCTCCAGGGCTCCTTTGTAAACCTCGTCTATAAGCTGCTGCCGGGCACCTAGGTCGATCTTTTTGACGTCGAGATTTGCGACGATCTCCCTGCGTCTCACTATCTCCGGCTCCTCGGCTTTAAACCGCTCCTCGTAGGAGGTCTTGATCCTATCTACCTCTAGATCGACCTCGGCGGCTATTTGGGCAGCTTGCTCTTTGGCTCGATCCAGAATCTTACGGGCCTCTGCACCAGCGTCAGCTTCGATTTTCTTCTTGATATCAGCAAGAGACATGCCGCTCACTCCAACCCTTCGGCCACAGGCCTAGGAAATCCCGTTCAACAAAAGGATGCTGACCAGAAGGGCAAGAACTGCGTATGTCTCCACCATGGCGGGAAGTATGACGGCTTTTCCGGTCTCTTCAGGGCGCTTGGCTATCATCTGAATACAGGCAGCGGAGGTCTTTCCCTGGGCTATGCCGGAGAAATAACCAGCCACAGCGATCGGAAGGCAGGCAAAAAGCACACCGAGACCGTTAAGCCAGGTGATGGCCATCGTAGGCTCTCCACCGATAAGGCCAGCTTTCAACATAGCGAAGAAAGCGATGAGAAGTCCGTAAATCCCCTGGGTTCCAGGAAGAGCCTGAAGCAGCAACACCAGACCAAACTTACCGGGGTCCTCGGTCATTACTCCCGCTCCCGATTCACCTGCGATACCGACGCCTATAGCCGACCCTGCTCCGGCAAATCCAGCAGCCAAAGCAGCACCCAGAATAGTTAACATTACACCAAGATGTTCCATAAAAAATAACACTCCCCTCGTAAAAGTAGAGATCCCCCTATAAGGAGGCGATCGGTGATTCTAACGCTCGCAACCATCCTCGGAGACTGCAACGTATTTAGTGTTATACCTTAGAGGTTCAAAAAGCCTGCCCCCTCCGGCATAAAACTTGCTGAAAAACTCGACGTACTGGAGCCTCAGAGAGTGGACAAAAGCCCCCAACACGTTGACCGCGACGCTAAAGAGATGGCCTCCCAGAAAAAGGACTATGGCGATAATCCACCCTACATAGGGAATGGATGAGGAAAGACCAGCCAACATGTTGATGATCATAGCGATAGCAGAGGTGGCCAACCCTAAGGCGAGCAACCTGCTGTAACTGAGGACATCACCAAGATAGGAGGTCACGTTATAGAGACTCAACAACCCTGATATAGCCTTTTGTATAAACCCATCTTTGCTTCGACCTTGAGTAGCTATTAAAGTCGCCGCGCCTGCAAAGGTAACCAGCTTTCCCAACCAGGAAAGAGAGGGTACCTTCGTAGAGGCCCCGAGCAGGAGAAGGCCGGATAAAAAGACCATCCATCCCAGCTGATCGGCAAAAGCTCCCATGTAGTCGCCTTTTTTTAGACACTCCCTCATGGCGATAGCCATGCCGAAGAAGATCTGAAAAACGCCAAAAACAAGGGATATGCCGAGAAACGCCATAGGATCGTCCATAGGCACCAACAACACGGGGATATCCTTAAGTGGCTTTAAAAAGCTTAAAAAAGGAACGACATCCACCATGTCCCCCATCCAGCTCCCGGTCAGAGCACCGACCAATGTAGCTGCTATGCCAGAAAGGACGAACAGGGAAAAGAACCCCTTTGCGCCCGAGGGCATTTTTTTATATTTTTTAAGAAAAAACATAAAAAACGCCACCATGATAAGACCGTAACCGCCATCACCTAGACACATCCCGAAGAACAGGAAGAAAAAGGGAGCTAAAAGAGGCGTAGGATCAGGTCCACCGTAGGTAGGAGCTCCATAAAGCTTTGTCAAGGTCTCAAAGGGAAGAGACCACTCGGGATTGCTCAAAACGGAGGGAGGATCCTCTTCCTCCGAGGGTTCTACAAAACAAAGTTCCGTTAAACCTATCCACTTCGACAGCGACTTTTTGACCTTCTGGATATCCGACTCGGGCACCCAATATCGAAGCAAAGTCACCTCATCGGTTCTCTCTCCCTGTTCTGAACTACGGAGCCTGTCCGACAGAATTCCCCAGTAATCGCCGAGAACCCTCACGTCTGGAACTAGATTTCCGGCTCTATGGCCCATATCTTTTTCGATTTCGGCCACTTTGAGGACAAGATCTTTTTTAAAGTCGGACAAGCGGCTTATTTCCTCAGAAGCATCTAAAGAAAGATCCTCTGAGATATCGATTTTACTG
The uncultured Dethiosulfovibrio sp. genome window above contains:
- a CDS encoding V-type ATPase subunit, whose product is MENRLLDDALFQRLIESDGLDSAIKVLGETVYAPWLMEMKSNEDFDSALGSELNHVYSEVSRFAPDEELVQICRLPYDFHNVKVLIKSSILSKQGGERRFDLLTALGNIETDSLVMAVESEEYRLLPYGLNRVVPQALSLWEQNRDMVEVECLLDSALFEAMWKMVKALSMPDVEMWFKRKLDAENIRTLIRLHRIGADSSYSSKFLHPGGWISVDRMIAVLSEPLESWGRLLSFSDAGSVFDLVQDSSDLDSLLMVFDTILDNYVTRTLDGAKYGASDPRNFLRHLWMKEMEVKNLRVILVSLTNGSEKERVRRLIRNVG
- a CDS encoding V-type ATP synthase subunit E, with product MSLADIKKKIEADAGAEARKILDRAKEQAAQIAAEVDLEVDRIKTSYEERFKAEEPEIVRRREIVANLDVKKIDLGARQQLIDEVYKGALEKLSSLPADRYLSFVEAMLDSSALAGSEGSLAVGNNEKHITEDWLKKYNESHKTNISLSDVKAPISGGFILSHDNVSENASFEMLVRWLRDDLEADVVKRLFSE
- a CDS encoding V-type ATP synthase subunit K — translated: MEHLGVMLTILGAALAAGFAGAGSAIGVGIAGESGAGVMTEDPGKFGLVLLLQALPGTQGIYGLLIAFFAMLKAGLIGGEPTMAITWLNGLGVLFACLPIAVAGYFSGIAQGKTSAACIQMIAKRPEETGKAVILPAMVETYAVLALLVSILLLNGIS
- a CDS encoding V-type ATP synthase subunit I, whose protein sequence is MGVASVNKLELYAHNTVVDAVLAELQKLGCCEVFVPEDSGEVADSLPGIADLDEKISEARYLLRMLEPYYIDPVGSMARSFGERPELSLKEMKSLSDSFDVLAKAEEIRGLERRLVEIRSEISKADGYLALLSTLGGLPYPLSLISSGTEQVFGALGTLSVDSLDKWKIDLNKAFGADLELYVAPYGEKDKEATVVLVGLRSIESDVLRLSTGMGFSKIDISEDLSLDASEEISRLSDFKKDLVLKVAEIEKDMGHRAGNLVPDVRVLGDYWGILSDRLRSSEQGERTDEVTLLRYWVPESDIQKVKKSLSKWIGLTELCFVEPSEEEDPPSVLSNPEWSLPFETLTKLYGAPTYGGPDPTPLLAPFFFLFFGMCLGDGGYGLIMVAFFMFFLKKYKKMPSGAKGFFSLFVLSGIAATLVGALTGSWMGDMVDVVPFLSFLKPLKDIPVLLVPMDDPMAFLGISLVFGVFQIFFGMAIAMRECLKKGDYMGAFADQLGWMVFLSGLLLLGASTKVPSLSWLGKLVTFAGAATLIATQGRSKDGFIQKAISGLLSLYNVTSYLGDVLSYSRLLALGLATSAIAMIINMLAGLSSSIPYVGWIIAIVLFLGGHLFSVAVNVLGAFVHSLRLQYVEFFSKFYAGGGRLFEPLRYNTKYVAVSEDGCER